The Arachis duranensis cultivar V14167 chromosome 2, aradu.V14167.gnm2.J7QH, whole genome shotgun sequence genome has a window encoding:
- the LOC107472630 gene encoding very-long-chain aldehyde decarbonylase CER1, producing MASRPGILTDWPWKPLGSFKYLVLAPFAFHSTYCMFVKDKSERDISTFLIVPFLLWRMLHNQIWITLSRYRTAKGNAIIVDKGIEFDQVDRERDWDDQIIFNGFLYYLAAYTLNGASHLPVWRTDGVIMVFLLHAGPVEFLYYWLHRALHHHFLYSRYHSHHHSSVVTEPITSVIHPFAEHIAYFMLFAIPKLTVVFTKTASVGAMVAYVTYIDFMNNMGHCNFELLPHSLFSIFPPLKFLLYTPSFHSLHHTQFRTNYSLFMPLYDYIYNTTDKSSDDLHIKALSRREEIPEVVHITHLTKPESIYHLRLGFAYLASNPFATKWYLWLMWPVTAWSMTLTWVYGRTFIVERNRLHKLNLQTWAIPKYSVQYLMQWQNVAINKMIEEAILEADKKGTKVVSLGLMNQGEELNIYGGLYVSRHPKLKVKIVDGSSLVVALVLNTIPKGTTQVLLRGKLNKVAYAIAFKLCQQGIKVATMHEDDYVKLKKSFNSSEANLVIGLNYTQTVWLVGEGLTKEEEMKAPKGTLFIPYSQFPPKKYRKDCSYHYTPSMVAPNSVENLHSCEDWLPRRVMSAWRIAGIVHSLEAWNEHECGYTMHNIDKVWNATLQHGFQPLNVPNHTIT from the exons ATGGCTTCAAGGCCTGGAATACTCACTGATTGGCCATGGAAGCCTCTTGGAAGCTTTAAG tATCTGGTATTAGCACCATTTGCGTTTCATAGCACTTATTGCATGTTTGTGAAGGATAAGAGTGAAAGAGATATATCGACTTTTCTGATTGTGCCATTTTTGCTATGGAGGATGCTTCACAACCAGATTTGGATCACACTCTCTCGTTACCGAACTGCTAAAGGCAATGCCATAATTGTTGACAAGGGAATTGAGTTTGATCAAGTTGATAGAGAAAGAGATTG GGATGACCAGATAATATTCAATGGGTTTCTATACTACCTAGCAGCGTACACACTGAATGGGGCATCACATCTTCCAGTGTGGAGAACAGATGGAGTTATTATGGTGTTCCTTCTCCATGCGGGTCCAGTGGAGTTCCTTTATTATTGGCTCCACAGAGCCCTTCATCATCATTTCCTTTACTCCAGATACcattctcatcaccattcttcTGTTGTCACCGAGCCCATTACTT CTGTGATCCATCCATTTGCAGAACACATAGCGTATTTTATGCTGTTTGCGATACCAAAGCTGACAGTAGTGTTCACAAAAACAGCATCAGTAGGGGCCATGGTTGCGTATGTCACATACATTGATTTCATGAATAATATGGGTCACTGCAATTTCGAGCTCCTTCCCCATTCCCTCTTTTCCATCTTTCCTCCTCTCAAGTTTCTCCTCTACACCCCTTC ATTTCATTCTTTGCACCACACCCAATTCAGAACAAATTACTCTCTCTTCATGCCACTCTATGATTACATCTACAACACCACTGATAAATCTTCCGACGACTTACACATCAAAGCGCTAAGTCGCCGCGAAGAAATACCAGAAGTGGTACATATAACACATCTCACAAAACCCGAGTCGATCTACCATCTTCGGCTCGGGTTTGCGTACTTGGCTTCGAACCCTTTCGCGACGAAATGGTATTTGTGGTTGATGTGGCCCGTGACAGCATGGTCCATGACCCTCACATGGGTCTATGGTCGAACCTTCATTGTTGAGAGGAACCGATTGCACAAACTTAACCTTCAAACTTGGGCAATCCCAAAGTACAGTGTCCAG TACTTGATGCAATGGCAAAATGTGGCTATCAACAAAATGATTGAGGAAGCAATTTTGGAAGCAGACAAAAAAGGCACAAAAGTGGTGAGCCTAGGCCTAATGAATCAAGGAGAAGAACTCAACATATATGGAGGCTTATATGTTAGTAGGCATCCAAAGCTAAAAGTGAAAATTGTTGATGGAAGTAGCCTTGTAGTTGCTCTTGTTCTTAACACCATTCCTAAAGGAACAACTCAAGTTTTACTTAGGGGAAAACTTAACAAGGTTGCTTATGCCATTGCCTTCAAATTGTGCCAACAAGGCATTAAG GTTGCTACAATGCATGAGGATGATTATGTGAAGCTCAAGAAGTCGTTTAACAGCTCTGAAGCTAATTTGGTCATTGGCCTAAATTACACTCAGACg GTATGGTTAGTGGGGGAAGGATTGACAAAAGAGGAAGAGATGAAGGCACCAAAAGGAACATTATTTATTCCATACTCTCAGTTCCCTCCAAAGAAATACCGAAAAGATTGCTCATACCATTACACCCCATCAATGGTTGCTCCAAATTCTGTTGAAAATCTTCACTCTTGCGAGGATTGGTTGCCAAGGAGGGTGATGAGTGCATGGCGCATAGCTGGAATAGTACACTCATTAGAAGCATGGAATGAACATGAATGTGGCTACACTATGCACAACATTGACAAGGTTTGGAATGCAACTCTTCAACATGGTTTCCAACCTCTCAATGTCCCTAATCATacaattacttaa